A stretch of the Corylus avellana chromosome ca6, CavTom2PMs-1.0 genome encodes the following:
- the LOC132185000 gene encoding disease resistance protein RPV1-like isoform X2 — MASKGASALEAKILKTMGLRCVLALDSSSSSSSSSMASKGASSLEAKILKTMGLRALDSSSSSSSSSSSSSSDTYQWPYDVFLSFRGMDTRKNFIAHLYAALYQKGINTYIDNDLKIGETISPALLKAIRESRISVIVLSQNYTSSSWCLDELATILECKERKGQIVLPVFYKVDPSEVRHQRNNVGKAFAKHEETFKDDQMKVQRWKTALTQVANLAGCDLGNRTEHDFIQEIIERVNSILLKETCFQLSKYPVGIKSRVQDVMLLLDLKKKDSTCMVGIVGIGGIGKTTLAKAIYNLIASQFEGRCFLENVRETSKQKGLNHVQNELLSKILGGSSQMVDIVDQGVTLIEKRLQLKRILLVLDDVDELVQLEKLAGKSDWFGLGSRIIITTRNKHLLRAYDGVVSIYPVKGLCHYEALRFFSWHAFKSDKPNDGYVEVTEDAICYCRGLPLALTVLGSTLKDRDIVYWKSKLDEYRRIPNSDIQKILRISFDGLNENAKNIFLDIACFFKGHRVEYVRRMLDNCGFYSACGIDELKDLYLITEDDRGSFTMHDLLQKMGREIVRQESIKEPGKRSRL; from the exons ATGGCCTCTAAGGGAGCTTCCGCTTTAGAGGCGAAGATACTCAAAACAATGGGCTTACGATGTGTTCTAGCTTTAgattcttcctcttcctcttcctcctcgtCCATGGCCTCTAAGGGAGCTTCCTCTTTAGAGGCGAAGATACTCAAAACAATGGGCTTACGAGCTTTAgattcttcctcttcctcttcctcttcctcttcctcttcctcttctgaCACTTATCAATGGCCTTACGATGTGTTCTTGAGCTTTAGAGGCATGGATACCCGAAAAAATTTTATTGCTCATTTATATGCAGCTCTGTATCAAAAGGGAATCAACACCTACATAGATAATGACCTCAAAATAGGAGAAACCATTTCTCCAGCACTTCTCAAAGCTATTAGAGAGTCAAGAATTTCAGTCATTGTACTCTCTCAAAACTATACATCTTCCTCATGGTGCTTGGATGAACTTGCAACGATCCTTGAGTGTAAGGAAAGAAAGGGACAAATTGTTCTACCGGTGTTTTATAAGGTAGATCCATCAGAAGTACGACATCAAAGAAATAATGTTGGAAAAGCATTTGCCAAACATGAAGAAACATTCAAAGATGATCAAATGAAGGTGCAAAGGTGGAAGACAGCCCTAACACAAGTGGCCAATTTGGCCGGGTGCGATTTAGGGAACAG GACTGAGCATGACTTTATTCAAGAAATCATTGAACGGGTGAATTCAATATTACTGAAAGAGACATGCTTTCAACTTTCCAAGTATCCAGTTGGGATAAAGTCTCGTGTACAAGATGTGATGTTGCTTTTAGATCTAAAGAAGAAAGACAGTACATGCATGGTAGGAATCGTGGGAAttggtggaattggtaagacaactctaGCCAAAGCCATCTACAACTTGATTGCTTCTCAGTTTGAAGGCAGATGTTTTCTTGAAAACGTTAGAGAAACTTCCAAGCAAAAGGGTCTGAACCATGTACAAAATGAACTTTTATCAAAGATCTTAGGAGGTTCAAGTCAAATGGTTGACATTGTTGATCAAGGAGTTACTTTGATAGAGAAGAGGCTTCAGCTAAAAAGGATACttttagttcttgatgatgtggatgagTTAGTCCAACTAGAAAAGTTAGCTGGAAAATCTGATTGGTTTGGcttaggaagtagaatcattataACAACAAGAAATAAACATTTACTTCGTGCATATGATGGAGTTGTATCAATTTATCCTGTGAAAGGGTTGTGTCACTATGAAGCTCTTCGGTTttttagttggcatgccttcAAAAGTGACAAACCTAATGATGGTTATGTTGAAGTCACAGAAGATGCAATATGTTATTGTAGAGGATTGCCACTAGCTTTAACAGTGCTAGGCTCTACTCTAAAAGATAGAGACATAGTTTATTGGAAGAGTAAATTGGACGAGTATAGAAGAATTCCTAACAGTGATATCCAAAaaatacttagaataagttttgatggattgAATGAAAATGCGaagaatattttccttgacatagCATGTTTCTTCAAAGGACATCGTGTAGAATATGTTCGAAGAATGCTAGACAATTGTGGTTTCTACTCAGCTTGTGGCATCGATGAACTAAAGGATTTGTATCTCATAACTGAGGATGATCGGGGATCCTTCACAATGCATGACTTGCTGCAAaaaatgggtagagaaattgttagGCAAGAGTCAATTAAAGAACCTGGCAAACGTAGTAGGTTATAG
- the LOC132185000 gene encoding protein SUPPRESSOR OF npr1-1, CONSTITUTIVE 1-like isoform X1 has product MTSLRLLICRNARLSGEPNFLSNELRLIDWVGYPGEHFPPNFRGEKLVILRMALSRIKILETVERFQNLTTMTFFECRFLEKIPDVSRIPNLESLVLFFCENLVEVHHSVGSLNKLVKLSIILCSNLRSFPKRFKFGSLKYLKIFGCSMLMNFPEIECGMECLEEIRCKYTGIEELLSFVGNLVGLKNLSIGNSRNILDICQVPSSCPSSNGINESILNYCTNLTNFSESNFLRALGCRSTLKHLNLSFSGIVTLPRCIESFVTLASLFLDGCKQLREILGLPPNVQVVRAKWCVSLEIFLEGSRSSQLFNTEDPPEPVGVGIEIPAQQSLSELDLSGCSAIVSLPRFFNRFVQLRSLNLEGCKQLREVPELPRNIVDVDLGGCTSLEILPFNNIYDLPKLWWIDFSHCPEQIGNAVQNHLFSEGQPKLSLIRCIYPGNRIPDCFSYCKEVSNTHLCEIDTGPLHFDSENVTFAFFAVIGTRDDGKDESIFSIDVKVFNNGQEIHSNFPTTTNKIPRPDHVMLSYRSPHYKKNKKNKYRSYHSQLMTNNLRVKFEIKPPPRSVFFKSCAFHIIEQGHDDDESDRNPTEQR; this is encoded by the exons ATGACAAGCCTCAGACTACTTATATGTCGTAATGCACGTCTTTCTGGAGAGCctaattttctctctaatgaGTTAAGACTGATAGATTGGGTTGGATATCCCGGAGAACATTTTCCACCCAATTTTCGTGGAGAGAAACTTGTGATTTTAAGAATGGCTCTTAGTCGCATCAAGATATTGGAGACAGTTGag CGTTTCCAAAACTTGACAACTATGACTTTCTTTGAGTGTAGATTCCTTGAAAAAATTCCTGATGTTTCAAGGATCCCAAATTTAGAGTCGTTGGTACTGTTTTTTTGCGAAAATTTAGTTGAGGTTCATCATTCTGTTGGATCACTTAATAAGCTCGTTAAGTTGAGCATTATACTTTGCTCTAATCTTAGAAGTTTTCCGAAGAGGTTCAAGTTTGGATCTCtaaaatatctcaaaatttttggttgttcAATGCTTATGAACTTTCCTGAAATTGAGTGTGGAATGGAATGTTTAGAAGAAATCCGCTGTAAATATACTGGAATAGAAGAACTGCTTTCATTCGTTGGCAACCTTGTTGgacttaaaaatttaagtataGGCAATTCCCGTAATATTTTAGATATTTGTCAAGTCCCTTCATCCTGTCCATCCTCGAATGGGATAAATGAATCAATTCTAAACTATTGCACAAATCTTACGAATTTTTCAGAATCAAATTTCTTAAGGGCACTTGGTTGTCGGTCAACGTTGAAACATTTAAATCTATCATTTAGTGGTATTGTTACCCTTCCTCGATGTATCGAAAGTTTTGTTACATTGGCGTCCCTTTTTTTGGATGGATGCAAGCAACTTCGAGAAATTCTAGGACTTCCACCGAATGTACAAGTGGTGAGAGCTAAATGGTGTGTGTCATTGGAAATATTTTTAGAAGGAAGCAGAAGTTCTCAATTGTTTAATACGGAGGACCCACCCGAGCCTGTGGGGGTTGGAATAGAAATTCCAGCACAACAGTCATTAAGTGAGCTAGATTTATCAGGATGTAGCGCTATTGTTAGCCTTCCTAGATTCTTCAACAGATTTGTTCAATTGAGAAGCCTTAACTTGGAAGGTTGCAAGCAACTTCGAGAAGTTCCAGAGCTTCCACGAAATATAGTAGATGTAGATTTGGGTGGATGCACGTCATTGGAAATACTTccatttaataatatatacgACTTACCAAAGCTATGGTGGATTGACTTCTCCCATTGCCCTGAACAAATAGGGAATGCTGTACAAAATCATTTATTCAGTGag GGACAACCTAAGCTTTCTCTAATTAGGTGTATATATCCGGGAAATAGGATTCCAGATTGCTTTAGCTATTGTAAAGAGGTTTCAAATACTCATTTGTGTGAAATAGATACCGGGCCTCTACATTTTGATTCAGAGAATGTAACCTTTGCTTTCTTTGCTGTTATTGGAACGAGGGATGATGGAAAGGATGAATCTATTTTTTCTATTGATGTTAAAGTCTTCAATAATGGTCAGGAAATCCATTCTAATTTCCCTACGACGACAAATAAGATCCCCAGGCCAGATCATGTAATGTTAAGTTACAGATCACcccattacaaaaaaaataaaaaaaataaatacagatCATACCATTCTCAGCTAATGACGAATAATCTTCGagttaaatttgaaatcaaGCCTCCTCCACGGTCAGTATTCTTTAAAAGTTGTGCATTCCATATAATAGAACAAGggcatgatgatgatgaaagcGACAGGAATCCAACAGAACAGAGatag
- the LOC132184543 gene encoding RNA polymerase II C-terminal domain phosphatase-like 4: MKWIDVSKGSLFMLDFMHMMTKLRPFVRTFLKEASEMFEMYIYTMGDRAYALEMAKLLDPQREYFSDRVISRDDGTHRHQKGLDVVLGQESAVLILDDTENAWTKHKDNLILMERYHFFASSCHQFGFSCKSLSELKSDESETDGALATILKVLKQIHNMFFDVLEDNLVDRDVREVLKTIRKETLKGCKIIFSRVFPTKFPADNHHLWRMAENLGATCATELDSSVTHVVSTDGATEKSRWAVKQNKFLVHTGWLEAANYLWQKQPEENFPVNQTKSQ, encoded by the exons ATGAAATGGATAGATGTCTCAAAAGGCAGCCTCTTCATGCTGGATTTTATGCATATGATGACCAAGTTAAGGCCCTTTGTTCGCACGTTTTTAAAAGAAGCAAGTGAGATGTTTGAGATGTATATTTATACAATGGGTGATCGGGCCTATGCATTGGAAATGGCTAAGCTGCTTGATCCTCAAAGAGAGTACTTCAGTGATAGAGTGATTTCACGAGATGATGGCACCCATAGACATCAAAAGGGTCTTGATGTCGTGCTGGGGCAAGAAAGTGCAGTTCTGATTCTTGATGATACAGAAAAT GCATGGACGAAGCACAAGGACAATTTGATATTGATGGAAAGATATCACTTCTTTGCTTCAAGTTGCCACCAATTTGGCTTCAGTTGTAAATCTCTTTCTGAGTTGAAGAGTGATGAGAGTGAGACTGACGGAGCACTTGCTACTATTCTTAAAGTTCTTAAGCAAATCCACAATATGTTTTTTGAT GTACTTGAGGATAATCTTGTTGACAGAGATGTTAGGGAG GTTCTGAAAACAATTAGGAAAGAAACCCTGAAGGGGTGTAAAATCATCTTTAGCCGCGTGTTTCCCACAAAATTCCCGGCAGATAATCACCATCTCTGGAGGATGGCAGAGAATTTGGGAGCTACTTGTGCAACGGAGCTCGATTCATCCGTGACGCATGTGGTCTCTACAGATGGTGCAACAGAGAAATCTCGTTGGGCAGTGAAACAGAACAAGTTTTTGGTCCATACAGGGTGGCTAGAAGCTGCAAATTATCTGTGGCAAAAGCAACCTGAAGAGAACTTTCCTGTCAACCAAACAAAGAGCCAATAA
- the LOC132184300 gene encoding reticulon-like protein B21 isoform X1: MDEGRRRSGVVAGSVWESRMKIDEVKGGIKVFNGEEGEEESSQQSGGASANGGGGSGGGGSAAAKVKRGQTGAVAASGKRKTWKSESFEGFDKSPFQISKRKPEPQKNSEEQLKELSVSADGIKKSPVQSRKLRSDEKFERSPIQTRKPRSAPGIEKNSVQLRKVKSDSVKGVEGSGNGANQTSSVQLRKAKSDLSLTVDESVEEIGDGSVGGSEKIPVDGSDETCKEFGVCQEKVITDRSIVVNCAPKVDVNNGEEDDGLDVVDGEDEGDEEEVDDEETEIEIDVKKINVPEPKKIVNEEKKIVNEEKKIVSEEKKIVSDEKKIVNDEKKIVNEEKKLHHHQVHRKPMATVKQPPPVEKRRTMYQNLSKPTPRHQNLSKPTSSSYEFQTFPETHSKLQSFVDLVMWKEVPRSALVLLIGSFVILSSSYTKDINLSFVSVISYLGLVYLAAIFIYRTLICRGVVIIDDSSYVLGEQEAIWLLRLFLPYVNELLLKLRALFSGDPSTTMKLAVLLFVLARCGSCITIWTVVKLGFVGVFTLPKICSLYSAQLTAIAKFWLRRFHDIWDSCSHKKAVAASTVFLILNLSSTVARIWEVFMLYVAFRCYQQSSMRDEWVEDEAGGDQETS; this comes from the exons ATGGATGAGGGTAGAAGGAGAAGTGGAGTGGTGGCAGGGTCAGTGTGGGAGAGCAGGATGAAGATTGATGAAGTGAAAGGTGGGATTAAGGTCTTCAacggagaagaaggagaagaagaaagctcTCAACAGAGTGGAGGGGCTTCTGCAAATGGCGGTGGCGGTAGCGGTGGTGGTGGGAGTGCTGCTGCAAAGGTGAAGAGAGGCCAAACTGGTGCTGTGGCGGCCAGTGGGAAGAGGAAGACATGGAAATCCGAGAGCTTTGAGGGTTTTGACAAGAGCCCATTTCAGATATCCAAACGGAAACCTGAGCCGCAGAAGAATTCTGAGGAACAGTTGAAGGAGCTGAGTGTTTCTGCTGACGGAATCAAGAAGAGCCCAGTTCAGTCCAGGAAGTTGAGATCTGATGAGAAATTCGAGCGGAGCCCAATTCAGACGAGGAAGCCAAGATCTGCACCGGGAATTGAGAAGAATTCTGTGCAGCTGAGGAAGGTTAAATCGGACTCGGTCAAGGGTGTTGAAGGAAGCGGCAATGGAGCTAATCAGACGAGTTCAGTTCAGCTGAGGAAGGCCAAGTCGGATTTGAGTCTAACTGTGGATGAATCAGTGGAGGAAATTGGTGATGGGTCTGTTGGAGGAAGTGAGAAAATCCCAGTTGATGGATCTGATGAAACTTGCAAGGAGTTTGGTGTTTGTCAAGAAAAGGTCATAACAGATCGGAGTATTGTGGTGAATTGTGCTCCAAAAGTGGATGTGAACAATGGCGAGGAGGATGATGGTCTTGATGTTGTTGATGGTGAGGATGAAGGAGATGAAGAGGAGGTGGATGATGAGGAGACTGAGATTGAGATTGATGTTAAGAAAATCAATGTCCCAGAGCCCAAGAAAATTGTcaatgaagagaagaaaattgtcaatgaagagaagaaaattgtcagtgaagagaagaagattgtCAGTGATGAGAAGAAGATTGTCAATGATGAGAAGAAGATTGTCAATGAAGAGAAAAAGCTTCATCATCATCAAGTTCATAGGAAACCAATGGCCACTGTGAAACAGCCCCCTCCAGTTGAAAAACGCCGTACTATGTACCAGAATTTATCAAAACCTACTCCAAGACACCAGAATCTCTCAAAACCCACTTCAA GTTCTTATGAGTTCCAAACTTTTCCAGAAACCCACAGCAAATTGCAAAGTTTTG TGGACTTAGTGATGTGGAAAGAAGTCCCAAGATCTGCACTTGTCTTGCTAATTGGATCATTTGTAATACTCTCTTCTTCCTATACAAAGGATATAAATTTGAG CTTTGTTTCTGTGATTTCCTACCTGGGTCTTGTTTATCTTGCTGCCATTTTCATCTATAGGAccctcatttgcag GGGAGTTGTAATTATAGATGATTCAAGCTATGTGCTAGGGGAACAAGAAGCTATTTGGTTACTGAGATTGTTTCTTCCTTACGTTAATGAGTTGCTGCTAAAACTCAGAGCCCTTTTTTCTGGAGATCCTTCTACCACAAtgaag CTGGCAGTACTTCTCTTTGTTTTGGCTAGATGTGGCAGCTGCATAACCATTTGGACCGTTGTTAAATTAG GTTTTGTGGGAGTTTTCACTTTACCAAAAATCTGTTCCTTGTACTCTGCACAGTTAACTGCAATAG CTAAATTTTGGCTTCGACGCTTCCACGACATATGGGACTCGTGCTCTCACAAGAAAGCCGTGGCTGCATCCACtgtttttctcattttgaaccTATCCTCAACGGTCGCACGCATTTGGGAAG TGTTCATGCTGTATGTGGCTTTCCGATGCTATCAGCAGTCTTCCATGAGAGATGAGTGGGTGGAAGATGAAGCAGGAGGTGATCAAGAAACATCATGA
- the LOC132184300 gene encoding reticulon-like protein B21 isoform X2, whose product MDEGRRRSGVVAGSVWESRMKIDEVKGGIKVFNGEEGEEESSQQSGGASANGGGGSGGGGSAAAKVKRGQTGAVAASGKRKTWKSESFEGFDKSPFQISKRKPEPQKNSEEQLKELSVSADGIKKSPVQSRKLRSDEKFERSPIQTRKPRSAPGIEKNSVQLRKVKSDSVKGVEGSGNGANQTSSVQLRKAKSDLSLTVDESVEEIGDGSVGGSEKIPVDGSDETCKEFGVCQEKVITDRSIVVNCAPKVDVNNGEEDDGLDVVDGEDEGDEEEVDDEETEIEIDVKKINVPEPKKIVNEEKKIVNEEKKIVSEEKKIVSDEKKIVNDEKKIVNEEKKLHHHQVHRKPMATVKQPPPVEKRRTMYQNLSKPTPRHQNLSKPTSSSYEFQTFPETHSKLQSFVDLVMWKEVPRSALVLLIGSFVILSSSYTKDINLSFVSVISYLGLVYLAAIFIYRTLICRGVVIIDDSSYVLGEQEAIWLLRLFLPYVNELLLKLRALFSGDPSTTMKMTNSEIYDNGSWQYFSLFWLDVAAA is encoded by the exons ATGGATGAGGGTAGAAGGAGAAGTGGAGTGGTGGCAGGGTCAGTGTGGGAGAGCAGGATGAAGATTGATGAAGTGAAAGGTGGGATTAAGGTCTTCAacggagaagaaggagaagaagaaagctcTCAACAGAGTGGAGGGGCTTCTGCAAATGGCGGTGGCGGTAGCGGTGGTGGTGGGAGTGCTGCTGCAAAGGTGAAGAGAGGCCAAACTGGTGCTGTGGCGGCCAGTGGGAAGAGGAAGACATGGAAATCCGAGAGCTTTGAGGGTTTTGACAAGAGCCCATTTCAGATATCCAAACGGAAACCTGAGCCGCAGAAGAATTCTGAGGAACAGTTGAAGGAGCTGAGTGTTTCTGCTGACGGAATCAAGAAGAGCCCAGTTCAGTCCAGGAAGTTGAGATCTGATGAGAAATTCGAGCGGAGCCCAATTCAGACGAGGAAGCCAAGATCTGCACCGGGAATTGAGAAGAATTCTGTGCAGCTGAGGAAGGTTAAATCGGACTCGGTCAAGGGTGTTGAAGGAAGCGGCAATGGAGCTAATCAGACGAGTTCAGTTCAGCTGAGGAAGGCCAAGTCGGATTTGAGTCTAACTGTGGATGAATCAGTGGAGGAAATTGGTGATGGGTCTGTTGGAGGAAGTGAGAAAATCCCAGTTGATGGATCTGATGAAACTTGCAAGGAGTTTGGTGTTTGTCAAGAAAAGGTCATAACAGATCGGAGTATTGTGGTGAATTGTGCTCCAAAAGTGGATGTGAACAATGGCGAGGAGGATGATGGTCTTGATGTTGTTGATGGTGAGGATGAAGGAGATGAAGAGGAGGTGGATGATGAGGAGACTGAGATTGAGATTGATGTTAAGAAAATCAATGTCCCAGAGCCCAAGAAAATTGTcaatgaagagaagaaaattgtcaatgaagagaagaaaattgtcagtgaagagaagaagattgtCAGTGATGAGAAGAAGATTGTCAATGATGAGAAGAAGATTGTCAATGAAGAGAAAAAGCTTCATCATCATCAAGTTCATAGGAAACCAATGGCCACTGTGAAACAGCCCCCTCCAGTTGAAAAACGCCGTACTATGTACCAGAATTTATCAAAACCTACTCCAAGACACCAGAATCTCTCAAAACCCACTTCAA GTTCTTATGAGTTCCAAACTTTTCCAGAAACCCACAGCAAATTGCAAAGTTTTG TGGACTTAGTGATGTGGAAAGAAGTCCCAAGATCTGCACTTGTCTTGCTAATTGGATCATTTGTAATACTCTCTTCTTCCTATACAAAGGATATAAATTTGAG CTTTGTTTCTGTGATTTCCTACCTGGGTCTTGTTTATCTTGCTGCCATTTTCATCTATAGGAccctcatttgcag GGGAGTTGTAATTATAGATGATTCAAGCTATGTGCTAGGGGAACAAGAAGCTATTTGGTTACTGAGATTGTTTCTTCCTTACGTTAATGAGTTGCTGCTAAAACTCAGAGCCCTTTTTTCTGGAGATCCTTCTACCACAAtgaag atgaCAAATAGTGAAATTTATGACAATGGCAGCTGGCAGTACTTCTCTTTGTTTTGGCTAGATGTGGCAGCTGCATAA